The Branchiostoma floridae strain S238N-H82 chromosome 17, Bfl_VNyyK, whole genome shotgun sequence genome has a window encoding:
- the LOC118404536 gene encoding uncharacterized protein LOC118404536, producing MPSITVPFVLTHKYGLDRTLANEIYDLVSSGMDICECVRLLKRCRNAYLHRCSIMLDLHPNRQYVTEQYLDRVKSMLTQVPGEKMLRRFFECIFTEKKEFFKQSIKGTTTSDWISIDHTFKSVKHIRVSCKGKYLKQIRALCTITNDIGQVLTWQLCKSTSFAEIESSLQGLKERFRKQDVELKEVYLDQCCEWRKLIVDVFGEDIRVKLDLFHAVQRVTKFIPKRHRMSKHIQSDLSMVFRRKGDIGYKRTKETPSPLQIESNMKRFDKKWKKDRTMHNGKLVYPKTAQNEVRKLLKHIKKGCVSGIQPGKGTIRNEALHRKLNQRMNKNKISPTFAVALMFTIIHSINSHLATLYKRKLCNVESSEEFGLPSNTQTTGVISDNDDTDEETNGASESQNELVNCKLRVFNLLKKKAISMDANLACDSGLDLLCKMLNDDEDNDESSLDDNLAAFDLVRVPSKADGSCLFMSVSFQLMQLLGDKEIGTKVCCHLSSLFPDMFNPAQPSSAINQENLAIRLRAAMVDEWVSNEDMYKAYVPNVNFQYEAPRFLLRDQFDGDMGDLMVQTLSNVLNLAIMLVTSNRDMPIIPLFPLNVLDDRACIYLAFDKDMMHFDSTSTITNSTSPLQPSLPATTPTSLMSSTCSCGVNDPIPTERCNNQIGRPNYKSRCPCARQHQPCGSLCRCKGCTNTYGKRVAERQNTAKLKRAKRRRSKEWMDSKPISGRQYMQQKGHILNFFSKKDDIHLKLCKCPESCNFLRKKFTQEHIRRRQQTLARRAENAKHAVKLSEKGQRKRQRREQQTRSLQMQKDKTKWEAGIYNAERLLEQRLNNGRTEYLVKWRDSGIRTWEPVENIFDARLIRTFEQSLGQVTSASKKTGKKGKNQSKKFKK from the exons ATGCCCAGCATCACTGTTCCTTTTGTTCTGACACACAAGTATGGATTGGATCGGACTCTGGCAAATGAGATATATGACCTAGTTTCCAGTGGGATGGACATCTGTGAATGTGTCAGGCTCCTCAAAAGATGCAGGAATGCATATCTTCACAGGTGCTCGATCATGCTCGATCTACATCCTAATAGGCAGTATGTAACGGAACAATACTTGGACAGAGTCAAGTCAATGCTCACGCAGGTTCCTGGTGAAAAAATGCTTCGCAGGTTCTTTGAATGTATCTTTACCGAAAAGAAAGAATTCTTCAAGCAGTCTATCAAAGGAACTACCACATCCGATTGGATTAGCATCGATCATACATTCAAAAGCGTTAAGCATATACGTGTCAGTTGTAAAGGGAAATATCTCAAGCAAATACGAGCACTATGCACAATTACAAATGACATTGGCCAAGTTCTAACATGGCAGCTGTGTAAATCCACCTCGTTTGCAGAGATTGAGTCATCTTTGCAGGGACTTAAAGAAAGGTTTAGAAAACAAGATGTTGAACTCAAAGAAGTATACTTGGATCAGTGCTGTGAGTGGAGGAAACTGATTGTGGATGTGTTTGGTGAAGACATTCGAGTGAAGCTAGACTTGTTTCATGCAGTTCAAAGAGTAACGAAGTTCATACCTAAGCGACACCGAATGTCAAAACATATTCAAAGTGATCTATCTATGGTGTTTAGGCGAAAGGGGGATATCGGTTATAAAAGGACAAAGGAAACACCTTCCCCATTGCAGATAGAGAGTAACATGAAGAGGTTCGATAAAAAGTGGAAAAAGGACAGAACAATGCACAACGGGAAGCTTGTATACCCCAAGACTGCTCAAAACGAAGTGAGGAAATTGTTAAAGCACATTAAGAAGGGATGTGTGTCTGGCATACAGCCAGGAAAAGGGACAATCAGGAATGAAGCCCTCCATCGCAAGTTAAACCAAAGGATGAATAAGAACAAAATAAGTCCCACATTTGCTGTTGCCCTGATGTTTACCATCATACACTCAATAAACAGCCATCTTGCAACATTATACAAGAGGAAGCTGTGCAATGTGGAATCTTCAGAAGAATTTGGCCTACCTTCCAACACCCAGACTACAGGTGTTATATCTGACAATGATGATACAGATGAAGAGACAAATGGTGCCAGCGAAAGCCAAAATGAGCTTGTCAACTGCAAACTGAGGGTTTTCaatcttttaaagaaaaaagcTATCTCAATGGATGCTAATTTAGCATGTGACAGTGGATTGGACCTTCTTTGCAAAATGTTAAATGATGATGAGGATAATGATGAAAGCAGCCTTGATGACAATTTGGCTGCCTTTGATTTGGTGCGCGTACCCTCCAAAGCAGATGGAAGCTGCCTGTTTATGTCTGTTAGTTTCCAGCTCATGCAGCTTTTAGGAGACAAAGAGATTGGTACAAAGGTCTGCTGCCACTTGTCCTCACTTTTTCCTGATATGTTTAACCCTGCACAGCCTTCAAGTGCCATTAATCAGGAAAACTTGGCCATACGTTTAAGAGCTGCTATGGTTGATGAATGGGTTAGTAATGAAGATATGTACAAGGCATATGTGCCAAATGTCAACTTTCAGTATGAGGCCCCAAGATTCCTATTGCGAGACCAATTTGATGGTGACATGGGAGACTTGATGGTGCAAACATTATCAAATGTGCTAAACTTGGCTATTATGCTGGTCACTTCCAACAGAGACATGCCAATTATTCCATTATTCCCTTTAAATGTGCTTGATGACAGAGCATGCATCTATCTTGCATTTGACAAGGACATGATGCATTTTGATTCTACTTCTACTATTACCAATTCAACTTCACCCTTACAACCTTCCTTACCTGCCACAACTCCCACTTCACTGATGTCATCTACCTGCAGCTGTGGAGTCAACGACCCAATTCCAACGGAACGCTGCAATAACCAGATCGGAAGACCTAACTACAAAAGCAGGTGTCCATGTGCCCGGCAACACCAACCATGTGGATCCTTGTGCAGGTGCAAAGGGTGCACAAATACCTATGGAAAAAGAGTAGCTGAAAGGCAGAATACAGCAAAGCTGAAAAGAGCTAAACGGAGGAGATCCAAAGAATGGATGGACAGTAAACCAATTTCCGGAAGGCAGTACATGCAGCAGAAAGGACACATTCTGAACTTCTTCTCCAAAAAGGATGACATCCATCTCAAACTATGTAAATGTCCAGAAAGTTGTAACTTTCTGAGGAAAAAGTTTACACAAGAACACATCAGACGGAGGCAGCAAACCCTAGCTAGAAGAGCTGAAAATGCCAAGCATGCTGTAAAACTGTCTGAGAAGG GTCAACGTAAGAGACAAAGAAGAGAACAACAAACAAGAAGTCTTCAGATGCAGAAGG ACAAGACTAAGTGGGAAGCTGGAATCTACAATGCAGAACGACTGCTGGAGCAGCGTTTAAACAAC GGAAGAACTGAGTATTTGGTGAAGTGGAGGGATAGCGGCATTCG caCATGGGAGCCAGTTGAGAACATCTTTGATGCAAGACTAATCAGAACTTTTGAGCAGTCCCTGG GCCAGGTTACAAGTGCAAGTAAGAAGACTGGAAAAAAAGGCAAGAACCAGAGCAAGAAGTTTAAAAAATGA